AAGTTCCTTCTTAATTGCTCTTCTAAATGTGTATGTGTTTCTATTGATTGGAGCAATTGTGGTTTCATATTTCATCTCAAAATCGGTTACGCGCCCGCTTAATTTTATTGCAGAAAAAATGCAGATTGTAAATTTAGGTAAGCGCAACGAGCTAATTGAGTGGAATAGTAGAGATGAAATTGGCGTATTGGTACGGCAGTATAACAGAATGATTAGGGAACTGGAAAACAGTGCAGAACAATTGGCGCGCACAGAAAGGGAAAGCGCATGGCGCGAGATGGCAAAGCAAATTGCCCATGAGATTAAAAACCCGCTTACTCCCATGAAGTTGAGTATCCAATACCTGCAAAAAGCTATAGACGAGAAAAACCCGCGCGTACATGAATTGGCAGCAAAAGTTACACAAACATTGGTAGAGCAAATAGATAACTTATCTGCAATTGCAACTTCGTTTTCATCGTTTGCCAAGATGCCTAAAGGCGAAAACGAAGCCGTAGATTTGAATATAATGCTGCAGGGTATTTGCGAGTTGTTTGGCAAGGAAGAAAATGTATCGGTTAGCTTTACCACTAGTGTAGAAAAACCAATGGTGTTTGCCGATAAAAACCAATTGCTGAGTGTGTTTAATAATTTGGTAAAGAATGGCATACAATCAGTGCCTGAATCGCAAGGCCCAACAATAGACATTGCCATAAGCGAGCAGCACGAAATGATTCAGGTAAAAGTGATAGATAATGGCATCGGTATTTCGGAAGAAAATTACTCAAAAGTGTTTGTTCCAAACTTTACCACAAAATCGAGCGGCACAGGCTTGGGGCTTGCTATTGCGCTGCAAATTATAGAGGGTGCAGGAGGTGCTATTTGGTTTGAAAGTGTGGTAGGGCAAGGCACTTCATTTTTTGTAGTGTTGCCTAAAATGAAATAGTTGTTGTGCAGCATTTACCCTGCTCGTAAATTAAATTTGAATGCCTTCGGAATGAAATTTACTTTTATGCCGAATTGCCGTATGAACTATCAAATACCTTTCAACAAACCATTTATTGCAGGTAACGAACTGAGCTATATTAAGCAGGCAGTTGAGCGGGGGCAAATTTCCGGTGATGGCGTTTTTACCAAGTTGTGCCAACGCTATTTTGAGCAGCATTATAGCTTTAAAAAAGCTCTGCTTACCACTTCTTGCACCGATGCGCTGGAAATGGCGGCCATACTTTTAGATATTCAACCGGGCGATGAAGTTATTGCTCCGTCTTACACATTTGTATCTACCGTAAATGCTTTTGTGTTGCGCGGTGCCAACATCGTTTTTGCCGACTCAAAACCCAGCGAGCCTAACATAGATGAAACAACTTTAGAAGCACTTATTACGCCTCGAACAAAGGCAATAATAGTGGTGCATTACGCAGGTGTGGCTTGCAATATGAATGCAATTACAGCCATAGCGCAGCAGCATCAATTGTATGTAGTAGAAGATGCTGCACAGGCCATAGATAGTTACTATAAACCTATCGGAAAAGTTCCGCAGGCACTAGGTACTTTGGGGCATTTGGCTGCCTTCTCATTTCACGAAACAAAAAATATTACTTCGGGCGAAGGAGGAATGCTGGTAGTTAACGATGAAAAGTTTATTAAACGGGCAGAAGTTATTCGCGAAAAGGGAACAAACCGCACGGCATTTTTTAGAGGTGAAGTAGAAAAATACGATTGGGTAGATATTGGTTCATCCTTTCTTCCATCCGAAATTATTGCTGCATTTTTATGTGCACAATTAGAAAAAATAAGCGCTATACAGCAAAAGCGCATACAAATTTGGCAACAGTATTACGATGCACTTTTACCGCTTGCCCAACAAGGAAAAATTTCTTTGCCTTTTATTCCCAACTATGCTACCAATAATGCCCATATTTTTTACATAGTATGTAATACGGAAGCGGAGCGTA
This genomic stretch from Chitinophagales bacterium harbors:
- the rffA gene encoding dTDP-4-amino-4,6-dideoxygalactose transaminase encodes the protein MNYQIPFNKPFIAGNELSYIKQAVERGQISGDGVFTKLCQRYFEQHYSFKKALLTTSCTDALEMAAILLDIQPGDEVIAPSYTFVSTVNAFVLRGANIVFADSKPSEPNIDETTLEALITPRTKAIIVVHYAGVACNMNAITAIAQQHQLYVVEDAAQAIDSYYKPIGKVPQALGTLGHLAAFSFHETKNITSGEGGMLVVNDEKFIKRAEVIREKGTNRTAFFRGEVEKYDWVDIGSSFLPSEIIAAFLCAQLEKISAIQQKRIQIWQQYYDALLPLAQQGKISLPFIPNYATNNAHIFYIVCNTEAERSALVAHLKQKGIYAAFHYQSLHTSPFYVKQNQPPHLPNSIRYKECLLRLPLYYELSSESVALVVSEIGAFWGKES